ACTCGACCTGCACGCCGAGTTGTCTGCCTGCCTCCTCCGCACCGTTCTTCACCACGTTCCAGAACGCGTCCCCCGCGGTGCCGTGCGAGATCACCGCGACCCGCAGCGGCCCGTCCAGTACGGGTGCGGCCCCGGCGTCCGGAGCGCCCGGCTCCTCGGCCTTGGGCCCGGTACAAGCCGAGAGCAGCACTGCCCCCGCGGCGGCCAGTAGCCCCGCTCTCCAGCGACAAGACCTCATTGTCTCTCCTCGCTATTGATTCATGAGCCCGGACAGCCAGTCCAGGCTGCGCCGGGTGTGCTCGCGTGGCCGGTCGTCCCGGCTCGCCGCGCCGAGCGCGGTGTCCTGTTCCAGGACGTACCAGCCCTGGTAACCCGCCCCACGGAGAAAGCCGACCATGGACTCGAGATCCACATCGCCTTCGCCGAGCGGGGCGTACAACCCCCTGCCCACGGCGGCGGCGTAGCCGATCCGGCCCGTGCGCACGTCGTGGGCGAGATCCCCGTGCACATCCTTGAGGTGCACGTGCCCGATCCGGCCAGGATGCCGTCTCGCCAGCCCGACCGGATCGGTCCCGCCGATCAGCAGATGCCCGGTGTCAAGGCAGAGCGCCATGGCGGAGTCGGCGAGGAACCGTTCGACCTCCGCCTCGGTCTCCACCTGGGTGCCGACATGCGGGTGCAGCACGGTGCGCAGCCCCCGGTCCGCCGCCGCGGCTGCGATCCGCTCCGCGGTGTGCACCAGGGTTCGCCACTGCGCCGGGGTCAGGGCGGGCCGGGTGTCGTAGCCGTCCAGCCCGGTCGCCGCGGCCAGCACCAGTACCTCGCCGCCACCCGCGGCGAGCTGGGCGGCGGACTCGTCCGCGGCCCGCAGCGCGGCCTCGGGGTCGAGGTGCAAGGGCACGGCGAGGAAGCCGCCGACGAGTGTCAGGCCGTGCCCGGCCAGCAGGGCGCGCAGCGACCCCGGCTCGGCGGGGAGATAGCCCGGCGGGCCGAGCTCGGTGGCGCGGACGCCGAGCTCGGCCATCTCGCCGAGCACCCGCTCCGGTTCGAGCATCCGGCCCCAGCCGGGAACCTCGCACACCCCCCAGGAGATCGGCGCGGCGGCGACCCGGATTCCAGACTTCGTCGTCATCAGCGGCAGCTCCCGCGGTAGCGGTCGTTAGAGCGCTCTATTGATTAGAGCGCTCTAAGCTTGTAGCGTACGTCACATCACTGTCAAGGGGTGAACTCGCGGGAGGAAGCGTTGGCCCGGCCGACCATGGAGGACGTCGCCGAGCGTGCGGGGGTGTCCCGTGCGCTGGTATCACTTGTCATGCGCAACTCGCCGAAGGTCAGCGAGCAGCGCAGGGCGGCGGTGCTGCGCGCGGCCGAGGAACTGGGCTACGCGCCGCACGTGATGGCGAGGTCGCTGGCCAGCCGCACCGCCACGGTGCTCGGGGTGATGGTCTCCGACCTGCGCAACGCCTTCTTCGCCGAGGTGGTGGAGGGCCTGGACGGCGCAGCGCAGGCGGCAGGGTTCGACCTGATCCTGAACACCGGCGGCCGCAGCCCGAGCCGGGAGCGGGCCGCGCTGCGCAGCCTGCTGTCCTTCCGGCCTGCCGGAATCGTACTGCTGTCTCCGGTGCTGCCAGCGGCGGCGATCGAGGCGGCGGCCGAGCAGTGCCCGGTGGTGCTGGTCTCCCGCTCCTCCCGGCTGGCCACAGTGGACACCGTGAACGACGACGGTGAGGCGGGTGCCGCACTCGCCGTGGACCACCTGGTCGGCCTCGGGCACCGGCACATCGCGCATCTCGACGGTGGTGGGGCGGCCACC
The sequence above is drawn from the Amycolatopsis aidingensis genome and encodes:
- a CDS encoding TIM barrel protein, which translates into the protein MTTKSGIRVAAAPISWGVCEVPGWGRMLEPERVLGEMAELGVRATELGPPGYLPAEPGSLRALLAGHGLTLVGGFLAVPLHLDPEAALRAADESAAQLAAGGGEVLVLAAATGLDGYDTRPALTPAQWRTLVHTAERIAAAAADRGLRTVLHPHVGTQVETEAEVERFLADSAMALCLDTGHLLIGGTDPVGLARRHPGRIGHVHLKDVHGDLAHDVRTGRIGYAAAVGRGLYAPLGEGDVDLESMVGFLRGAGYQGWYVLEQDTALGAASRDDRPREHTRRSLDWLSGLMNQ
- a CDS encoding LacI family DNA-binding transcriptional regulator; its protein translation is MEDVAERAGVSRALVSLVMRNSPKVSEQRRAAVLRAAEELGYAPHVMARSLASRTATVLGVMVSDLRNAFFAEVVEGLDGAAQAAGFDLILNTGGRSPSRERAALRSLLSFRPAGIVLLSPVLPAAAIEAAAEQCPVVLVSRSSRLATVDTVNDDGEAGAALAVDHLVGLGHRHIAHLDGGGAATSAARRKGYRAAMNRHGLRPWVVRSEHTDTAGEKAVQELLSTRALPTALLAGNDFNAVGAISALEEAGLRVPADVSVVGYDNTSLAALKHVSLTTVDQPRTEMGRLAVEALLERVRGGRRDPVRHLLHPSLVVRATTGSPRPDAHGEG